The stretch of DNA TACTACTGTATTTTGTACTATATGACACTTTACTCATTGGTACGGTACACTTAAGGTACAttttggacattgaaaaagaacgcAAATAATATGCTAATGTCAACAAAAATCATACGCGCGAAAACCGTTTTTcgtgaaagaaaaaaggctACCCGGATCTTGAATGGAACGTAAACAGAGCCTTGAGCTTAACTGGATCAGAGGTTCTTCATCAGATATGTACGTATACAAGGGCATATGAACGCTCAACCAGCCGAGCAAATATAGTTTATTATGAGTACAACATTTTTAAACGTGTCTCTCGAACCCATTAGGATGAATTATTCTGCATTACTTGTTCAGTTGCATTAAGTACCATAAGCATGCCACATATTGTACTCCAACTTGTGAAAGTCGTTGCACTTGATTTTTGGATTTACTCATGCATATCcgaatgaaaaatcaaacgcACATTTTGTAACATACATACACCAGATTCCGAGCTCATTTTCGGCCTTTGTATTCTCTACAATGTGCTGTATCTCTTTTTTAATATAAAGATCGAATGCATAATAGTGGAGGCAAAACAAACACTTGAGTTTGAGTGTCACACTTCTTTCGCATGGGTAAATCTGAAAGACTAACGTATGATCCGCGCTGGCCagaaaaggcatttttcagCAAGATGGCCCGCTTGTCCttgttacaaaaaaagaagaggagtTCACCGAGCTTACCGAGAGTCATCGAATATGCAAGAGCTCTGCTCGTTCCAATTGTTCGACTGTTTACCCTGAGCGACTAAACGACAAAGAGACTCAATTACGCCGAGGAGTTCGAGCGAATCACACCTTCAGCATGCTTCGAATGTATGGAGATTGCTATCCACCCGTGGTAACCACCCGAACCTTTCCCAATGGGACCTATTGGGCGGGCCCGGGATTTGATTTCATGCAAGGATTGACCCATTGGTTCCCAAATGTAACCGTGGTTTCGGATTACCAACCCAACTACACCACCAGTTTGGCCGGTTTGGCTTGTCTCAAGGATGATTACGCGGATATCATTCCGGAGTACTATAGGTGAGTAGAGCGATGTGATTAGTCTTTGTTTGGAGATTACACCACTGACGATCTTGTGACAGGCCGTGTCAATAATATGTTTGGGATGACATTTGACTTACAGAGGATGGGAGGAGTGAATGTGGCCATAGATTTGGGAGAAGGTACAGTACATTGGTTGAAACTGTCATCTAGGGAAAAGAAACTTTCAGTGGGATAAAGGTCGATCGATGGGAAAGAAGTTGGAATGTGCCGAGATCTCAATTCAAAGAGCGCTTGAGATACTCCGTTTTTCAGGGCAGACTGAGCGAAAACTGTTCTGACGAGTGCTGAATGTGGATTTTCTCTAAATGACTTGTGAAATGCAAGGAAGCAATCATCCATGAACTGACTAATATCGTTATGCGTAATGAGACAACAGTTCAATATCTAATTAACTTGGGGTAATCGACGAGGACACGGAGGTGATCGATGCTTTACTTGAAAAAGGCACATTTTGagcgacatttttttcagTCCCACCCTGTATCATGTCACTCTCTATGTGTTCCATCAATTCATACTTTTATGAACAGATTGACTTTCGAGAGACCTATTTCGAGCTTTATTCGCCAACTCATTTGACTCTTTTTAGCATGAACTGGGATCGCTTTCAAAGTGTGGATTTTTCTCATCCATTTACGTTTGACAGTGTGCACATAATCACCTCAAAACATCTGAAAATATCTGGAGACCTCCTGGCTCATGCATTTGATAGGACGTCGTGGGCGTTGTTCGGTTCCACCTTCGTTTTCCTCATGTTTTTCCTGGTTTTATCTCAACGTCGCAATACCATCAATCGGATCCTTCAAGACGTATTCGAAGGACTTGGGAACACTCTAGGCCAAGGAATAACTTCGGCTGAGCAATGTCCGGCCCAGCATGCCACCGTGTGTCTTCTGAGCATCTTCATATTGTCCAACACCATCTTTGGATTGATGTTCAGCTCGGTGATTATGAGCCAACTTTCGGCTCGCTTACCTGGAAAGCGTTTGGACACTTGGAAAGACCTTCAGCATTCCGCGTCCCAGGTTCTCATTCGAGAGAACTCGTTCGTGCATGAGAATCTTTTTCAAGAGCCCTACAACCTTTCTCCTGAGCAAACACTATTATTTGCCGATACGGCCATTGTCGAGGAAGGGATCCTGGATAAGGTACAAACGGAGAACAACCCTCTCAACGTGTTGGTCGAGGGCGATATGACGTTTTTCTCCAAGTACTTGCCTCCGTCCAATTATTCCCGAGAGGATTTCCAGTTCTCCATTCATCCACTCTTCGTGTCTCCTAAATCATTGCCGATTCGGAAAGGCTTTCCACAATTCAAACTCGTCACACGATCTATAATGTTGTGGGACCAATTTGGACTGCTCGGTCGAGAGTCAGATTCGAGTAAGGAGGGATATTTCTATCCCGAGCCTTATTTAACGAGCTGTGACTTGCCACCTGAAATACCAAAGCGTCGTCATGGCCAAGGCCCCTCCTCAACCGCGGCCTTGTCTTTGGAACACTTCTCTGGGATGTTCTATCTCTATTTCTGGGGGATGCTAACTGCCATTGGTGTATTTATAACTGAACTTCTAGGTGAGAGGTATGCCGTTATGGCATCATTTCCGAGGctatgaatatgaatgaacaCCACCGGGATCTCTCTCCTTGGCTTGTCTTGAAGTAGTAAAAGACAAAGTACAAGGAAATTCCTCGAGGGACTGTCTCGATAAAAGTGAGGCGATGTTCCACTTTTCTGATATTCCTGGCCTCtatttgaaatttgtgaaTCGATAAGTGTCACGTTCTCTCAATATGTACTTTGGCCTTGCTCTCTGGGCTCGTCCGTGGAAGACATTCTTTCCCTGACAATACTCTAGTTGAATTTGGATGGTAATCGGAATCCCTGTGCGTTATCCAATATCCGATTGCTTCAAGTTCCAAAGGCTGCATTGGAGGCTACGTGAGGAAGTCAATGACACCCAATCCGAGAGAGCTCTCTGGAATGGCAAGTACTACGTGTGGTCTTCGtttctggcctttttgagGTTCGAGGCTCAGACGGAGAAGTTCGACTTTTCAATCTACACTATATTTTATCATAACGTGTTGGTCTCGTGCAAATCTTATCCGAAAACATCAAACAACCAAATTGAGCTTCTCTGTAACAGTTCACTCCAAATCGGTTCTTATCATGCGAAAGGCCAAAATAAATCTTCGCCCTAACCCAACACATATCACGTTTAAAAAGTTTCTCGTGACAATGACTAATTACCTCATAACACATTATCAGTTTTTGAATGGGACAACGGCATTCTTTCATGTCCGCCTGCCAATTTGACATCGGTTCAAAAGCACCATAAAACTGTCAAATCAACCAGATCATCATTGGCATAAACCCCTCAATTGTGGGAAGGCCGATTCGTCGAGAAACCTTGAGTTATTGTCACACTCATCTCCTCATCAAGGTCTTGAGTGTGATGGTGAGTATACGATGTTCTTCACAAATCAGTTATCTAGGATCACGTAATACAATCCGACAACTTGTGTCTTGCGAGCATGCAATAAAATATATCAAAGGCTTCCTCCATCATACATTCAAGGCCACGCGAGTCCGGATCCAAAGCTCCGAGTAAGATGGCACCCAATCAAAAAGAAGCCTGTCTTTGAAAGCTGGGTTACGCTTGACAAGGCCAACGTGACCTCAAAAATCCCATTATCCCCCTTGAACACCAAACACTCCCAACAAACCACAGTCACATGTGTCACTTACAAAACTTGGGTCTTGGGGTTTTGGGTGTTGGTGGGGGGTATCagattgcctttttttccattgtagAATTGAACCTTGAACAAAGAGGAAAATTCATGGAATCTGCACTGTCTCAATTCTCTTTGATCCCAGATAGAGCGGGACTCGTCAAGTGCTTGACGCCTATCACTTGTTCCAAAGAGATAACATGATGTACTGTTTTCATCTTGTACTATATATCTGAGACACTGAGATAATAAGCATTTTTGGTGGCAAATCAATTAGAGTAAAACCCAAGTATTAATTATGAAAAAACAAACGCCATGAGTACTGCACTTCACCCAAAGTAGTATTTGATGTCTTTGGAGTCC from Tigriopus californicus strain San Diego chromosome 3, Tcal_SD_v2.1, whole genome shotgun sequence encodes:
- the LOC131877816 gene encoding uncharacterized protein LOC131877816 isoform X2, producing MSLSMCSINSYFYEQIDFRETYFELYSPTHLTLFSMNWDRFQSVDFSHPFTFDSVHIITSKHLKISGDLLAHAFDRTSWALFGSTFVFLMFFLVLSQRRNTINRILQDVFEGLGNTLGQGITSAEQCPAQHATVCLLSIFILSNTIFGLMFSSVIMSQLSARLPGKRLDTWKDLQHSASQVLIRENSFVHENLFQEPYNLSPEQTLLFADTAIVEEGILDKVQTENNPLNVLVEGDMTFFSKYLPPSNYSREDFQFSIHPLFVSPKSLPIRKGFPQFKLVTRSIMLWDQFGLLGRESDSSKEGYFYPEPYLTSCDLPPEIPKRRHGQGPSSTAALSLEHFSGMFYLYFWGMLTAIGVFITELLGERYAVMASFPRL
- the LOC131877816 gene encoding uncharacterized protein LOC131877816 isoform X1 translates to MLRMYGDCYPPVVTTRTFPNGTYWAGPGFDFMQGLTHWFPNVTVVSDYQPNYTTSLAGLACLKDDYADIIPEYYSMNWDRFQSVDFSHPFTFDSVHIITSKHLKISGDLLAHAFDRTSWALFGSTFVFLMFFLVLSQRRNTINRILQDVFEGLGNTLGQGITSAEQCPAQHATVCLLSIFILSNTIFGLMFSSVIMSQLSARLPGKRLDTWKDLQHSASQVLIRENSFVHENLFQEPYNLSPEQTLLFADTAIVEEGILDKVQTENNPLNVLVEGDMTFFSKYLPPSNYSREDFQFSIHPLFVSPKSLPIRKGFPQFKLVTRSIMLWDQFGLLGRESDSSKEGYFYPEPYLTSCDLPPEIPKRRHGQGPSSTAALSLEHFSGMFYLYFWGMLTAIGVFITELLGERYAVMASFPRL